A part of Rhopalosiphum maidis isolate BTI-1 chromosome 3, ASM367621v3, whole genome shotgun sequence genomic DNA contains:
- the LOC113556025 gene encoding piwi-like protein Siwi, with amino-acid sequence MFPNNMQFPPFPEPKQGCSGKSVELLANYFPIVSITDRFPCLYQYRVDFNPDEQIISIKTELLAQHQQRLGLYLFDGTMLFSIRQYDLNNFELTSTRRSDGQAINIKLQIVDSVQIDEDASIQALNILLPKCLKLMKLTPIGRQFYDLNSKIVMAQYKLQLCRGYDAEINSYENDLLVRVDLSNKPISRSTVLDLLNEFYVDRIRNKNWMISFKNSVVGNTVMTIYNNKTYVIDDIDENAGPNSEFCKNDQSIVTYRQYYREKWNRNILNSNQPLLISKKENSVQQLGVDDKLVYLIPELCVMTGITDSMRNNYTLMKDIALHNRLYPREWMERLTNFADDFHINSDCIAELSKWNLTLNKKLMEVTGRILRPQKILCRSTKYNSGEEGDWTNKLQSVPMFTSAVVKHWVILTPRNFCEDVDVFTQNIIQAARNMSFYLPKPVLVPMNDGRSNTFINNIDEIIHRINPEFILCIISSWNCLIYRTIKRKLCIDRAVPSQVVILNNVKTNDLSICTKIAIQINCKLGGIPWLVPISKIGMMIVGCNTYEDNQRKNKSFGALIASLDNNHSTFFNNVETYENLQELSTNFAIGIIKALSKYRSKNGTLPTSIIIYRDGVREGQSSHIRMTEVKLVQAACQRVYGSNSVPFTFVIVTRNNHSKFFVRGVRGFENPRIGTIVDSDVIDPNKYEFFLISQPVKQGSVTPTHYEAIEDTNDFLPDTLQKITFKLTHNYFNWSGTIRVPAPCQLAHKLAYFTGETLGCSPNPGLDESLFFL; translated from the exons ATGTTTCCAAATAATATGCAGTTTCCACCTTTTCCAGAACCAAAACAGG gatgTTCCGGAAAGTCGGTTGAGTTATTGGCCAATTATTTTCCAATAGTTTCCATAACAGATAGGTTTCCGTGCTTATACCAATATAGGGTCGACTTTAATCCCGATGAgcaaataattagtattaaaacaGAGTTATTAGCCCAGCATCAACAACGTCTAGGACTATATTTGTTTGATGGAACAATGTTATTTTCCATTAGACAATATGATCTAAAT AATTTTGAACTAACGTCTACGCGTCGTTCGGATGGCCAAGCCATAAATATAAAGCTACAAATAGTTGATTCTGTACAAATAGATGAAGATGCTAGCATTCAAGCATTAAATATACTCTTGCCCAAATGCTTGAAATTAATGAAACTTACACCGATCGGGAgacaattttatgatttaaattcaaaa attgttATGGCTCAATACAAACTACAACTTTGTAGAGGTTATGATGCAGAAATTAATAGCTACGAAAATGACCTATTAGTTCGTGTTGATTTATCTAATAAACCTATAAGTAGAAGTACGGTATTAGATCTTTTAAACGAGTTTTATGTAGATaggataagaaataaaaattggatg attagcTTTAAAAATTCCGTTGTTGGCAATACAGTTATGACCATTTACAACAACAAGACGTACGTTATCGATGATATAGATGAAAATGCTGGGCCTAACTCTGAATTTTGCAAAAACGATCAGTCCATTGTAACATACAGGCAATACTACAGAGAA AAATGGAACAGGAACATTCTTAACAGTAATCAaccattattaatttctaaaaaggAAAATTCAGTACAACAATTGGGAGTTGATGATAAATTGGTATATCTTATACCAGAATTATGCGTTATGACTGGTATTACTGACTCCATGAG aaaTAATTACACACTTATGAAAGACATAGCCCTACACAATCGTCTATACCCTAGAGAATGGATGGAAAGACTTACGAATTTTGCGGatgattttcatataaattctgac TGTATCGCAGAACTGAGTAAATGGAATTTGACATTAAATAAGAAACTTATGGAGGTTACTGGACGAATTTTGAGACCTCAAAAAATTCTATGTcgttcaacaaaatataacagcGGGGAAGAAGGAGATTGGACAAACAAATTACAATCTGTACCAATGTTTACCTCTGCAGTGGTAAAGCATTGGGTAATTTTAACTCCTAGGAACTTTTGTGAAGATGTTGATGTTTTTacgcaaaatattatacaagcgGCAAGAAATATGTCATTTTATCTACCGAAACctgtttt agtCCCCATGAATGATGGAAgatcaaatacttttataaacaatatcgaCGAAATTATTCATAGAATTAATccagaatttatattatgcataatttcGTCGtggaattgtttaatttacagGACAATTAAACGAAAATTGTGCATTGATAGAGCTG tacCATCCCAAGtagtcattttaaataatgtgaaaACAAACGATTTGTCCATATGTACAAAAATTGCAAtccaaattaattgtaaacttGGAGGTATTCCGTGGCTGGTTCccatttcaaaaatt GGCATGATGATAGTTGGATGTAATACGTACGAAGACAACCAacggaaaaataaatcctttgGTGCTTTAATTGCTTCATTGGATAATAATCATtccacattttttaataatgtggaAACCTATGAAAATCTTCAGGAGCTTTCCACTAATTTTGCTATTGGAATaatta aggcCTTGTCAAAATATAGATCCAAAAATGGGACATTACCtacttctattattatatacagagaCGGCGTTAGAGAAGGCCAATCGTCGCATATCCGAATGACAGAAGTTAAACTTGTTCag gctGCTTGTCAAAGAGTGTATGGATCAAATTCCGTCCCATTTACGTTTGTTATAGTTACCAGAAATAATCATTCAAAGTTTTTCGTTCGCGGTGTAAGAGGCTTCGAAAATCCCCGAATCGGTACAATTGTAGATAGTGATGTGATAGACCCAAACAA GTACgaattctttttaatttcacaaCCCGTAAAACAAGGTAGTGTTACACCAACACATTACGAAGCGATAGAAGACACAAATGATTTTCTACCTGatacattacaaaaaattacattcaaGTTGACTCATAATTACTTCAATTGGTCG GGTACCATACGGGTCCCTGCTCCGTGTCAGTTGGCTCACaaattggcgtattttacTGGCGAAACTCTAGGATGTTCTCCCAACCCTGGTTTAGATGAATCGTTGTTCTTTTTATAA